One segment of Oreochromis niloticus isolate F11D_XX linkage group LG8, O_niloticus_UMD_NMBU, whole genome shotgun sequence DNA contains the following:
- the sost gene encoding sclerostin, with product MQVSVALLVSSSAFLLLQGCCTAVKGWKVLKNDGTEILPERRENTRTPLEAILQPSNSNNNNNNNSNAMNNRAKNGGRAASTVSYSASEVSCRELRSTRYITDGSCRSAKPIRELVCSGQCLPAHLMPNSILRGKWWRSSASDYRCIPAHSRTRRVQLQCPNGNTRTYKIRVVTSCKCKRFRPHHNQSVAKEVPKTQRSKKHSRLPQDRSKNNTPLTGNSY from the exons ATGCAGGTGTCTGTGGCCCTCCTCGTCTCCAGTTCGGCTTTCCTGCTGCTCCAGGGATGCTGCACCGCTGTGAAGGGATGGaaggttttaaaaaatgatggCACGGAGATTTTACCAGAACGCAGAGAAAATACGCGGACGCCGCTGGAGGCAATACTACAGCCGTCCAAcagcaacaataacaacaacaacaacagcaacgcTATGAATAACAGGGCAAAAAACGGCGGACGGGCGGCAAGCACAGTTTCCTACA GTGCCTCGGAGGTGAGCTGCAGGGAGCTGCGTTCGACCCGTTACATCACCGACGGCTCTTGCCGCAGTGCCAAGCCTATCCGAGAGCTGGTGTGCTCGGGTCAGTGCCTGCCCGCGCACCTCATGCCGAACTCCATCCTCCGTGGCAAGTGGTGGAGAAGCAGCGCCTCAGACTACCGCTGCATCCCGGCGCACTCCCGGACACGCAGGGTCCAGCTGCAGTGTCCCAACGGCAACACTCGGACGTACAAAATCCGCGTGGTCACCTCCTGCAAGTGCAAGCGCTTCAGGCCGCATCACAACCAGTCGGTGGCCAAGGAGGTCCCGAAGACGCAACGCAGCAAGAAGCACAGTCGTTTGCCTCAAGATCGGAGCAAGAACAACACGCCTTTGACGGGGAACTCATATTGA